The following are from one region of the Siniperca chuatsi isolate FFG_IHB_CAS linkage group LG13, ASM2008510v1, whole genome shotgun sequence genome:
- the LOC122887216 gene encoding noelin-3-like, giving the protein MWSLSVVLNPLLFLLLFGYCPSVTIRPKEGWQVYSSAQDADGRCICTVVAPEQNLCSRDAKGRQLRQLLEKVQNMSQSIEVLNLRTQRDFQYIMRMESQIKGLRSKFRQIESDRKTLVNKNFQELKGKMESLQPLIPVLEQYKTDTKLISQFKEEIRNLSGVLMGIQEEMGAYDYEELHQRVLNLENRLRNCMNKLTCGKLMKITGPLTVKTSGTRFGAWMTDPQASPKNNRVWYMDSYTNNKIVKEYKSIADFVAGVESRTYNLPFKWAGTNHVVYNGSLYYNKMQSNIIVRYSFETGRVVTQRALESAGFHNVYPYTWGGFSDIDLMADELGLWAVYATNQNAGNIVISQLNPDTLQILNTWNTEYSKRNAGESFMICGTLYITNSHLTGAKVYYSYSTKTSTYEYTDIPFHNQYFHMSMLDYNARDRALYGWNNGHQVLFNVTLFHIIKTEDDS; this is encoded by the exons ATGTGGTCGCTGTCCGTGGTCCTGAACCCGCtgctgttcctgctgctgttcGGATACTGCCCTTCAGTG ACGATCCGGCCAAAGGAGGGGTGGCAGGTGTACAGCTCAGCTCAGGATGCAGATGGGCGTTGTATCTGCACAGTGGTGGCACCTGAACAGAATCTGTGCTCCAGAGATGCCAAAGGCAGACAGCTCCGCCAGCTCCTGGAGAAG GTGCAGAACATGTCGCAGTCAATCGAGGTGCTGAACCTGCGGACTCAGAGGGACTTTCAGTATATCATGAGAATGGAGAGCCAGATCAAAGGACTGCGGTCAAAGTTCCGACAGATCGAATCGGACAGGAAGACGCTGGTCAACAAAAACTTTCAg GAGCTAAAGGGAAAGATGGAGTCCCTGCAGCCACTGATCCCTGTCCTGGAGCAATACAAGACAGACACCAAGCTCATCTCCCAGTTCAAAGAGGAGATCAGGAACCTGTCTGGCGTGTTGATGGGCATCCAGGAGGAAATGGGAGCCTACGACTACGAGGAGTTGCATCAGCGGGTCCTAAACCTGGAAAATCGGCTCCGCAACTGTATGAACAAACTCA CATGTGGCAAGCTAATGAAGATCACTGGGCCGCTGACAGTGAAAACTTCAGGGACCAGATTTGGAGCCTGGATGACCGACCCACAGGCGTCACCCAAAAACAACAGG GTCTGGTACATGGACAGCTACACCAACAACAAGATAGTGAAAGAATATAAATCCATCGCTGATTTTGTGGCAGGAGTCGAGTCGAGAACCTACAACCTGCCTTTCAAATGGGCTGGAACCAACCACGTGGTGTACAACGGCTCTCTGTACTACAACAAGATGCAGAGCAACATCATAGTGAGGTACAGCTTCGAGACGGGCCGCGTGGTCACCCAGAGGGCTCTTGAGTCAGCTGGTTTCCACAATGTGTATCCCTACACCTGGGGAGGCTTCTCCGACATCGACCTGATGGCGGACGAGCTGGGCCTGTGGGCCGTGTATGCGACCAACCAGAACGCCGGGAACATCGTCATCAGCCAGCTGAACCCGGACACGCTCCAGATCCTCAACACATGGAACACAGAATACTCAAAGAGGAATGCAGGCGAGTCTTTTATGATCTGTGGGACGCTCTACATCACTAACTCCCACCTGACCGGCGCCAAGGTGTACTATTCATACTCCACTAAAACCTCCACATACGAGTATACAGACATTCCCTTTCATAACCAGTACTTCCACATGTCTATGTTGGACTACAATGCCAGGGACCGCGCCCTCTACGGCTGGAACAATGGCCACCAGGTCCTGTTTAACGTTACACTTTTCCACATCATTAAAACTGAGGACGACTCTTAA